Proteins from a single region of Xiphias gladius isolate SHS-SW01 ecotype Sanya breed wild chromosome 2, ASM1685928v1, whole genome shotgun sequence:
- the LOC120802653 gene encoding histone H1-like, with the protein MAEVAPAAPAAPATPAKAPKKKAAKPSKKSGPGASELILKAVSASKERKGLSYIALKKALAAQGYDVEHNSAHIRRAVKSLVGKGSLVQTKGTGASGSFKASKTAEKPKKVVKKAAPAKAKKPAAAKKPSAAVKKPTAAKKPKAAKTTPKKAKKPAPAKKAAAKKPAKSPKKVTKKAATPKKAAKKVAKPKATKAKKVATKKAAKK; encoded by the coding sequence ATGGCAGAAGTCGCCCCAGCTGCACCCGCCGCCCCGGCCACTCCGGCTAAAGCCCCGAAGAAGAAAGCCGCGAAGCCCAGCAAGAAGTCTGGACCCGGCGCCAGCGAGTTGATCCTGAAAGCCGTGTCCGCCTCCAAGGAGCGAAAAGGACTTTCTTACATCGCTCTGAAGAAGGCGCTGGCCGCTCAGGGCTACGATGTGGAGCATAACAGCGCTCACATTAGACGCGCCGTGAAGAGTTTGGTCGGGAAAGGCTCCCTGGTGCAGACCAAAGGAACCGGAGCTTCCGGATCCTTCAAGGCGAGCAAGACCGCTGAGAAGCCCAAGAAGGTAGTGAAGAAAGCCGCCCCGGCAAAGGCCAAGAAGCCCGCGGCGGCGAAGAAACCCTCCGCCGCTGTTAAGAAGCCAACAGCCGCCAAGAAGCCCAAAGCAGCCAAGACCACACCGAAGAAGGCCAAGAAACCTGCGCCTGCCAAGAAAGCGGCGGCCAAGAAGCCGGCAAAGAGCCCCAAGAAGGTGACCAAGAAGGCGGCTACACCCAAGAAAGCAGCCAAGAAGGTGGCGAAGCCCAAAGCCACTAAGGCCAAGAAGGTGGCCACCAAGAAGGCAGCCAAGAAGTAA
- the LOC120802683 gene encoding histone H2A-like, with product MSGRGKTGGGKTRAKAKTRSSRAGLQFPVGRVHRLLRKGNYAERVGAGAPVYLAAVLEYLTAEILELAGNAARDNKKTRIIPRHLQLAVRNDEELNKLLGGVTIAQGGVLPNIQAVLLPKKTEKAVKGK from the coding sequence ATGTCTGGACGCGGTAAGACCGGTGGTGGAAAGACAAGGGCAAAGGCCAAGACCCGCTCATCTCGTGCCGGGCTCCAGTTCCCCGTCGGCCGCGTTCACAGGCTGTTGAGAAAAGGCAACTACGCCGAGCGTGTCGGGGCCGGGGCCCCCGTCTACCTGGCGGCGGTGCTCGAGTACCTGACCGCTGAGATCCTGGAGTTGGCCGGGAACGCCGCCCGCGACAACAAGAAGACCAGAATCATCCCACGACACCTGCAGCTGGCCGTCCGCAACGACGAGGAGCTCAACAAGCTGCTCGGCGGAGTCACCATCGCCCAGGGCGGCGTGCTGCCCAACATCCAGGCCGTCCTCCTGCCCAAGAAGACCGAGAAGGCCGTCAAGGGAAAATAA
- the LOC120796805 gene encoding histone H2B 1/2 encodes MPEPAKPAPKKGSKKAVAKTAGKGGKKRRKTRKESYAIYVYKVLKQVHPDTGISSKAMSIMNSFVSDIFERIAGEASRLAHYNKRSTITSREIQTAVRLLLPGELAKHAVSEGTKAVTKYTSSK; translated from the coding sequence ATGCCTGAACCAGCGAAGCCAGCGCCTAAGAAGGGCTCCAAGAAAGCCGTTGCCAAGACCGCCGGCAAGGGCGgcaagaagaggagaaagaccAGGAAGGAGAGCTACGCCATCTACGTGTACAAGGTGCTGAAGCAGGTCCACCCCGACACCGGCATCTCCTCCAAGGCCATGAGCATCATGAACTCCTTCGTGAGCGACATCTTCGAACGCATCGCCGGAGAGGCCTCCCGCCTGGCCCACTACAACAAGCGCTCCACCATCACCTCCAGGGAGATCCAGACCGCCGTCCGTCTCCTGCTGCCCGGTGAGCTGGCCAAGCACGCCGTGTCCGAAGGCACCAAGGCCGTCACAAAGTACACCAGCTCCAAGTAA
- the LOC120796813 gene encoding histone H4 codes for MSGRGKGGKGLGKGGAKRHRKVLRDNIQGITKPAIRRLARRGGVKRISGLIYEETRGVLKVFLENVIRDAVTYTEHAKRKTVTAMDVVYALKRQGRTLYGFGG; via the coding sequence ATGAGTGGTCGCGGAAAGGGAGGCAAGGGACTCGGCAAAGGAGGCGCCAAGCGTCACCGCAAAGTTCTCCGCGATAACATCCAGGGAATCACCAAGCCCGCCATCCGCCGTCTGGCTCGCCGTGGCGGTGTCAAGCGTATCTCCGGCCTGATCTACGAGGAGACCCGCGGTGTCCTCAAGGTTTTCCTGGAGAACGTCATCCGTGACGCCGTCACCTACACCGAGCACGCCAAGAGGAAGACGGTGACAGCCATGGACGTGGTCTACGCTCTCAAGAGGCAGGGCCGCACTCTCTACGGCTTCGGAGGTTAA
- the LOC120802303 gene encoding histone H2A-like: MSGRGKTGGGKTRAKAKTRSSRAGLQFPVGRVHRLLRKGNYAERVGAGAPVYLAAVLEYLTAEILELAGNAARDNKKTRIIPRHLQLAVRNDEELNKLLGGVTIAQGGVLPNIQAVLLPKKTEKAVKGK, from the coding sequence ATGTCAGGACGCGGTAAGACCGGTGGCGGAAAGACAAGGGCAAAGGCCAAGACCCGCTCATCTCGTGCCGGGCTCCAGTTCCCCGTCGGCCGCGTTCACAGGCTGTTGAGAAAGGGCAACTACGCCGAGCGTGTCGGGGCCGGGGCCCCCGTCTACCTGGCGGCGGTGCTCGAGTACCTGACCGCTGAGATCCTGGAGTTGGCCGGGAACGCCGCCCGCGACAACAAGAAGACCAGAATCATCCCACGACACCTGCAGCTGGCCGTCCGCAACGACGAGGAGCTCAACAAGCTGCTCGGCGGAGTCACCATCGCCCAGGGCGGCGTGCTGCCCAACATCCAGGCCGTCCTCCTGCCCAAGAAGACCGAGAAGGCCGTCAAGGGAAAATAA
- the LOC120802289 gene encoding CCR4-NOT transcription complex subunit 2-like — translation MFGANRKKFMEGGVESDYADDSSLYYSQQSMFTPHRPDKDMLVSSPASSTGQLSQLGASLYGPQSALGFPMRGINSSAAPQLSRSGLNQSASQLSSHASTPNTGTMHTPPSPSRGILPMSSRSVLNHSQQVGGPTGQTGGMGGGGVGERGGGGGGGGRSGSMGSPSRSSPSIIGMPKQQQARQPFTINSMSGFGVNRNPGFSLNNSLSNNIFNGTDGSENVTGLDLSDFPALADRSRRDGGSNPTPLLNPLAGRAPYVGMVTKPSSEQSQDFSIHNEDFPALPGPNYQTKDPTSTSEDSKTNLTSSGKPTSNSDGPKFPGDKSSVPSNNNQQKKGIQVLPDGRVTNIPVGMVTDQFGMIGLLTFIRAAETDPGMVHLALGSDLTTLGLNLNSPENLYPKFASPWASAPCRPQDIDFHVPSEYLTNIHIRDKLAAIKLSRYGEDLLFYLYYMNGGDLLQLLAAVELFNRDWRYHKEERVWITRAPGMEPTLKTNAYERGTYYFFDCLNWRKVAKEFHLEYDKLEERPHVPSTFNYNPAQQAF, via the exons ATGTTTGGTGCTAACCGGAAGAAGTTTATGGAGGGGGGGGTGGAGAGTGACTATGCGGATGACTCCAGCCTCTACTACAGCCAACAGTCCATGTTCACTCCTCACCGCCCCGACAAAGAT atgcTGGTGTCTTCCCCTGCTTCGTCAACGGGTCAACTGTCACAGCTAGGAGCCAGCTTATATGGCCCGCAAA GTGCTTTGGGGTTTCCCATGCGTGGTATAAACAGCAGCGCAGCACCTCAGTTAAGTCGAAGTGGGCTGAACCAGTCTGCCAGCCAGCTCTCCAGTCATGCCAGTACACCCAACACTGGTACAATGCACACGCCTCCCTCACCGAGCAG GGGTATCCTGCCAATGAGCAGCCGGAGCGTGCTGAACCACAGCCAGCAGGTGGGGGGTCCGACGGGTCAGACGGGAGGGATGGGAGGGGGTGGAGTTGGAGAGAGGGGAGGCGGCGGcggtggaggagggaggagtggCAGCATGGGGAGCCCCAGCCGGTCGTCACCCAGCATCATCGGCATGCCCAAACAGCAGCAAGCAAGGCAGCCTTTCACTATtaacag TATGTCAGGGTTTGGGGTGAACAGGAATCCCGGCTTCAGCTTGAACAACTCGCTATCCAACAACATCTTCAATGGcacag aCGGCAGTGAAAATGTGACGGGGTTGGACCTGTCGGATTTTCCGGCGTTAGCAGACAGGAGTCGGAGGGACGGAGGCTCGAATCCCACCCCGCTGCTCAACCCGCTGGCCGGACGGGCTCCTTACG ttggCATGGTAACCAAGCCGTCCAGTGAGCAGTCGCAAGACTTCTCCATCCACAACGAAGATTTCCCTGCTCTTCCTGGGCCAAACTACCAAACAAAAGACCCCACCAGCACCAGCGAAGACAGCAAAACG AACCTGACCTCATCAGGAAAGCCCACGTCTAACTCAGATGGTCCAAAGTTCCCAGGTGATAAGAGCTCTGTGCCCAGCAACAACAACCAGCAGAAGAAGGGGATTCAGGTGCTTCCTGATG GGCGTGTGACAAACATCCCAGTTGGCATGGTAACGGACCAGTTCGGAATGATCGGCTTGCTGACGTTCATCCGGGCGGCAGAGACGGATCCGGGTATGGTCCACCTGGCGCTGGGTTCTGACCTCACCACACTCGGCCTCAACCTCAACTCGCCAGA GAATCTCTATCCTAAGTTTGCGTCTCCCTGGGCGTCAGCTCCATGTCGACCGCAGGATATAG actTCCACGTCCCCTCAGAGTATTTAACCAACATCCACATAAGGGACAAG TTAGCAGCTATCAAGTTGTCTCGGTATGGTGAAGACCTGCTGTTTTATCTCTACTACATGAACGGAGGAGACCTACTACAACTCCTGGCTGCAGTAGAACT CTTCAACAGGGACTGGAGGTACCATAAAGAGGAGCGGGTTTGGATCACACGGGCCCCGGGTATGGAGCCCACGCTGAAGACCAACGCCTACGAGAGAGGGACCTACTACTTCTTCGACTGCCTCAACTGGAGGAAGGTGGCCAAG GAGTTTCATCTGGAGTATGACAAGCTAGAAGAGCGACCTCACGTTCCCTCCACGTTCAACTACAATCCTGCCCAGCAGGCCTTCTGA